CCGCCCCGAAGCACACGGTAGGAACCTGAATTTGGTCCTTTTGGATTTATGCTGGGACTCTTTTTATAATAAGAACCCGCATACCAATCCCAGCACCATTCCCAAACGTTACCGCTCATGTCGTGAATACCGAGCTCGTTGGAGTTTTTGTCTCCAACACTGTGTGTCCTTCTATCAGAATTCCCTTCATACCAAGCTACCTCGTTTATATCATCAGATCCTGAATATACGAAACCCTTGCTTTTATGACCCCCTCGCGCAGCATATTCCCATTCCGCTTCTGTAGGCAGTCTGTAACCATTGGCATTCCAATCGCAAGTGATGCCGCTGCCCTTACCGCTGTAACAGGGAGTCAATCCCTCTTGGATGCTACGACGGTTACAATATTCCACAGCATCATACCAGCTTACGTTTTCAACAGGAAGATTGTCATCCTGCCAGTTTGAAGGGTTATTTCCCATCACCTCTTTCCATTCTTTCTG
This sequence is a window from Candidatus Cloacimonadota bacterium. Protein-coding genes within it:
- a CDS encoding formylglycine-generating enzyme family protein, producing the protein LSFMLGTSTTESIFPGKDHRVFWNPILEGFEPEGWQFRISVKHAPKSMVSVQGGSFRMGSNDGRSQEKPIHEVIVSSFWIGKYQVTQKEWKEVMGNNPSNWQDDNLPVENVSWYDAVEYCNRRSIQEGLTPCYSGKGSGITCDWNANGYRLPTEAEWEYAARGGHKSKGFVYSGSDDINEVAWYEGNSDRRTHSVGDKNSNELGIHDMSGNVWEWCWDWYAGSYYKKSPSINPKGPNSGSYRVLRGGSWSNLDLCRVSNRSNSKPISNSRNHGFRVAGVFY